A stretch of the Desulforamulus ferrireducens genome encodes the following:
- a CDS encoding ribosomal L7Ae/L30e/S12e/Gadd45 family protein has protein sequence MSLEPLKTARKKTIGAKQTAKAVERQQAKQVFWAADAEARVVDPILRNCSSKNIPTIKVDSMKELGRACNIEVGCAIAAIIEF, from the coding sequence ATGTCTTTAGAGCCGCTGAAGACAGCGCGCAAAAAGACAATAGGCGCAAAACAAACCGCAAAAGCAGTGGAAAGACAACAGGCAAAACAGGTTTTCTGGGCTGCTGATGCAGAAGCTCGCGTGGTTGATCCCATTCTCCGGAACTGTTCTTCTAAAAATATACCAACTATAAAAGTAGACAGCATGAAAGAATTGGGCAGAGCCTGCAACATTGAGGTGGGCTGTGCTATTGCTGCTATTATTGAATTTTAA
- the rpsL gene encoding 30S ribosomal protein S12, with translation MPTINQLIRKGREEVTYKSDSPALKECPQKRGVCTRVYTTTPKKPNSALRKVARVRLTNGIEVTSYIPGIGHNLQEHSVVLVRGGRVKDLPGVRYHIVRGALDSAGVQNRNRGRSKYGAKRPKK, from the coding sequence ATGCCTACCATTAACCAGCTTATTCGCAAGGGTCGTGAGGAGGTTACCTACAAGTCTGATTCTCCCGCCCTCAAAGAATGTCCTCAAAAGCGTGGCGTTTGCACAAGGGTTTATACTACAACCCCTAAAAAGCCCAACTCTGCCCTGCGCAAAGTAGCCCGTGTTCGCTTGACTAACGGCATTGAGGTAACATCTTACATTCCGGGTATTGGCCACAACCTGCAGGAGCACTCCGTAGTACTGGTCCGTGGTGGTCGTGTGAAAGACCTGCCTGGCGTACGTTACCACATTGTTCGCGGCGCGCTGGATTCTGCCGGTGTGCAAAACCGTAATCGCGGTCGCTCCAAGTATGGGGCTAAACGTCCTAAGAAATAA
- the rpsG gene encoding 30S ribosomal protein S7 — protein MPRRGGIPKREVLPDPVYGSKVVAKLINQVMLDGKRGIAERIVYEAFDIVREKTGKNPLEVFDAAMKNVMPVLEVKARRVGGANYQVPVEVRPERRQTLGIRWLTNYTRKRAGRTMAEKLAAELMDAANNVGATVKKREDTHKMAEANKAFAHYRW, from the coding sequence GTGCCAAGAAGAGGTGGAATCCCCAAACGGGAAGTGTTGCCGGATCCTGTATACGGTAGCAAAGTAGTTGCTAAACTGATAAACCAAGTCATGCTAGACGGTAAACGCGGCATCGCCGAAAGAATCGTTTACGAGGCTTTTGATATTGTTCGCGAAAAGACTGGCAAGAATCCCTTGGAAGTCTTTGACGCTGCTATGAAGAATGTAATGCCCGTATTGGAAGTTAAAGCTCGCCGGGTAGGTGGTGCTAACTACCAAGTTCCAGTGGAAGTTCGGCCAGAACGTCGCCAAACTTTAGGTATTCGTTGGCTTACCAACTACACCCGCAAGCGTGCTGGCAGGACCATGGCAGAAAAACTGGCTGCCGAATTGATGGATGCAGCAAACAACGTAGGCGCAACAGTTAAGAAACGTGAAGATACACATAAAATGGCGGAGGCCAACAAGGCATTTGCTCACTACAGGTGGTAA
- the fusA gene encoding elongation factor G → MARQFPLERTRNIGIMAHIDAGKTTTTERILFYTGKVHKIGETHDGAATMDWMVQEQERGITITSAATTAQWNNHRINIIDTPGHVDFTVEVERSLRVLDGAVAVFCSVGGVEPQSETVWRQADKYGVPRIAYINKMDRVGADFFNGMNMIRERLGANPVAIQLPIGSEDRFKGIVDLVTNKAIIYVDDLGTKSEATDIPADMAELVAEYREKLLEAVAESDEELMMKYLEGEELTEEEIKLAIRKATLAVKITPVLCGSSFKNKGVQPLLDAIVDYLPAPTDVPAIQGVNPDTGAEDQRISSDAEPFSALAFKIMTDPYVGKLTYFRVYSGVLHSGSYVYNSTKGKRERIGRILQMHANHREEIPEVYAGDIAAAVGLKDTTTGDTLCDDKHPIILESMDFPDPVIQVAIEPKTKADQDKMGVALNKLSEEDPTFRVHTDEETGQTIIAGMGELHLEIIVDRLMREFKVDANVGRPQVAYKETIRKAVKAEGKFVRQSGGKGQYGHVWIELEPLEPGGAGYEFVNKIVGGVVPKEYITPVDNGIREAMENGILAGYPMVDIKATLFDGSYHEVDSSEMAFKIAGSMAFKNGAQKAEPVLLEPIFKVEVTVPEEYLGDVIGDLNSRRGRIEEMNQRANARIVTAYVPLSEMFGYATDLRSKTQGRGTYSMQHDHYEEVPKNIAEGIIAKRNG, encoded by the coding sequence ATGGCCCGACAGTTTCCGTTGGAAAGAACCCGCAACATAGGCATAATGGCCCATATTGATGCCGGAAAAACCACTACCACAGAGCGTATTTTGTTCTACACCGGGAAAGTTCACAAGATTGGTGAAACACATGACGGCGCAGCTACCATGGACTGGATGGTCCAGGAGCAGGAGCGTGGTATTACCATCACCTCTGCTGCTACAACCGCCCAGTGGAATAACCATCGTATAAATATTATAGACACACCCGGCCACGTGGATTTTACAGTTGAAGTAGAACGTTCGCTAAGGGTGTTAGATGGTGCAGTTGCTGTGTTCTGTTCGGTCGGTGGGGTAGAGCCCCAATCTGAAACTGTCTGGAGACAGGCCGATAAGTACGGCGTGCCCAGAATTGCTTACATTAACAAAATGGATCGTGTTGGTGCTGATTTCTTTAACGGCATGAACATGATCAGGGAACGCCTGGGTGCTAACCCAGTGGCGATCCAACTACCCATTGGTAGCGAGGATCGATTCAAAGGAATTGTAGATCTGGTAACTAACAAAGCTATTATTTATGTCGATGATCTGGGTACCAAGAGTGAGGCTACTGATATTCCTGCCGATATGGCAGAGTTGGTGGCAGAGTACCGGGAGAAACTGCTGGAAGCAGTGGCTGAGTCCGATGAAGAATTAATGATGAAGTACCTTGAGGGTGAAGAGCTTACAGAGGAAGAAATTAAGTTAGCCATTCGTAAAGCTACCCTCGCTGTCAAGATTACACCGGTACTTTGCGGTTCTTCCTTTAAAAACAAGGGTGTGCAGCCTTTGTTGGATGCCATTGTGGATTATCTGCCGGCACCCACCGATGTGCCGGCTATTCAAGGGGTTAACCCCGACACAGGGGCGGAAGATCAAAGAATCTCCAGTGACGCTGAGCCTTTCTCGGCCCTGGCTTTCAAGATTATGACCGACCCTTATGTGGGTAAACTAACCTACTTCCGGGTATATTCCGGTGTCTTACACTCCGGTTCCTATGTTTACAACTCCACTAAAGGCAAGAGAGAACGTATCGGTCGTATTCTCCAGATGCACGCCAACCACCGGGAAGAAATTCCCGAGGTATATGCCGGAGATATTGCGGCGGCTGTGGGTTTGAAGGATACAACCACCGGCGATACTCTCTGCGATGATAAACACCCCATTATTCTGGAGTCCATGGACTTCCCTGATCCGGTCATTCAAGTGGCCATCGAGCCCAAGACTAAGGCGGATCAGGACAAAATGGGTGTTGCCCTAAATAAACTCTCTGAGGAAGATCCCACCTTTAGGGTGCATACCGATGAAGAAACCGGTCAAACCATCATTGCTGGTATGGGCGAACTTCATTTAGAGATTATTGTGGATCGCCTTATGCGTGAGTTTAAAGTGGATGCTAACGTAGGTCGGCCCCAGGTTGCTTACAAAGAAACCATTCGCAAAGCAGTTAAAGCCGAAGGTAAATTTGTACGGCAATCAGGTGGTAAAGGTCAATACGGCCATGTTTGGATTGAGTTGGAACCTCTGGAGCCAGGTGGCGCAGGGTATGAATTTGTCAACAAGATTGTTGGTGGGGTTGTACCCAAAGAATACATTACACCCGTTGATAACGGTATTAGAGAAGCCATGGAAAACGGTATTTTAGCCGGCTATCCCATGGTGGACATTAAAGCCACACTCTTCGATGGATCTTACCACGAGGTTGACTCTTCAGAAATGGCCTTTAAAATTGCCGGCTCCATGGCCTTTAAGAATGGTGCCCAAAAGGCAGAACCAGTCCTGCTGGAGCCCATCTTTAAAGTAGAGGTAACTGTTCCCGAGGAATATCTCGGTGATGTTATCGGAGACCTCAACAGCCGTCGGGGACGCATTGAAGAAATGAACCAACGTGCCAATGCACGAATTGTAACTGCCTATGTACCTCTTTCGGAAATGTTTGGTTATGCCACCGACTTGCGTTCCAAGACCCAGGGTCGTGGCACCTACAGTATGCAGCATGACCACTATGAAGAGGTGCCCAAGAATATTGCTGAAGGCATTATTGCTAAGAGAAATGGTTAA
- the tuf gene encoding elongation factor Tu → MAKAKFERTKPHVNIGTIGHVDHGKTTLTAAITIVLSTIGGAAVRRYDEIDNAPEERERGITINTSHVEYETANRHYAHVDCPGHADYVKNMITGAAQMDGAILVVSAADGPMPQTREHILLSRQVGVPYIVVFLNKADMVDDPELLELVDMEVRELLNSYEFPGDDTPIVAGSGLKALECGCGKRECEWCGKIWELMDNVDKYIPTPERAVDKPFLMPVEDVFSITGRGTVATGRVERGQVKVQDEVEIVGLNDKPRKTVVTGVEMFRKLLDYAQAGDNIGTLLRGVDRKEIERGQVLAKPGSIKPHTKYSAEVYVLTKEEGGRHTPFFNGYRPQFYFRTTDVTGVVQLPEGVEMVMPGDNIKVDVDLITPIAIEEGLRFAIREGGRTVGAGVVTGIRE, encoded by the coding sequence ATGGCTAAAGCTAAATTTGAACGTACCAAACCCCACGTTAACATTGGTACCATTGGTCACGTAGACCATGGTAAAACCACTCTGACCGCAGCTATTACCATTGTTTTGTCAACCATTGGCGGCGCTGCTGTAAGACGTTATGACGAAATCGACAACGCTCCCGAAGAGCGTGAACGTGGTATTACCATTAACACCTCCCACGTTGAATATGAAACCGCTAACCGTCACTATGCCCACGTTGACTGCCCCGGTCACGCTGACTATGTTAAGAACATGATTACCGGTGCTGCTCAAATGGACGGTGCCATCCTGGTTGTATCTGCCGCTGACGGCCCCATGCCTCAAACCCGTGAGCACATCCTGCTCTCTCGTCAGGTAGGCGTACCCTACATCGTAGTATTCTTAAATAAAGCCGATATGGTTGACGATCCCGAACTGCTTGAACTGGTAGACATGGAAGTTCGTGAACTGCTCAACTCCTATGAATTCCCTGGCGATGACACCCCCATCGTAGCCGGCTCCGGCCTGAAAGCTCTGGAATGTGGCTGCGGTAAGCGCGAGTGCGAATGGTGTGGCAAGATTTGGGAACTGATGGACAATGTAGACAAGTACATTCCTACTCCCGAACGTGCAGTAGATAAGCCCTTCCTGATGCCCGTAGAAGACGTGTTCTCCATCACCGGTCGTGGTACTGTAGCCACCGGTCGTGTAGAGCGTGGTCAAGTAAAAGTACAAGATGAAGTAGAAATCGTAGGTCTCAATGATAAGCCTCGTAAGACTGTAGTAACCGGCGTAGAAATGTTCCGCAAACTGCTGGACTATGCCCAAGCTGGTGATAACATTGGTACTCTGCTGCGCGGTGTAGACCGTAAAGAAATTGAACGTGGTCAAGTACTGGCTAAGCCTGGCAGCATTAAGCCTCACACCAAATACTCTGCGGAAGTATATGTACTGACCAAAGAAGAAGGTGGCCGTCACACCCCATTCTTTAACGGCTATCGTCCTCAATTCTACTTCCGTACCACCGACGTAACCGGCGTTGTTCAACTGCCTGAGGGTGTAGAAATGGTTATGCCCGGTGACAACATTAAAGTAGACGTTGACCTGATTACCCCCATCGCTATCGAAGAAGGTCTGCGCTTTGCTATTCGTGAAGGCGGCCGTACCGTAGGCGCTGGTGTAGTAACCGGTATTCGCGAATAA
- the rpsJ gene encoding 30S ribosomal protein S10, whose amino-acid sequence MKNQKIRIRLKAFDHQMLDQSATKIVDTAKRTGAQVAGPVPLPTEKSIYTILRSPHVNKDSREQFEMRVHKRLIDILEPTPKTVDALMRLDLPAGVDIEIKL is encoded by the coding sequence ATGAAAAACCAAAAAATTAGAATTAGACTTAAGGCCTTTGATCATCAAATGCTTGATCAGTCTGCTACCAAGATTGTAGACACAGCCAAGCGGACCGGTGCTCAGGTTGCAGGTCCTGTACCCCTGCCAACCGAAAAAAGCATTTATACCATTTTGCGTTCCCCCCATGTCAACAAAGACTCCCGGGAACAATTTGAAATGCGTGTACACAAACGTTTGATTGATATTCTTGAACCCACCCCGAAGACTGTGGACGCTCTTATGCGCCTAGATCTGCCTGCCGGCGTGGACATTGAAATCAAGCTGTAA
- the rplC gene encoding 50S ribosomal protein L3, translating into MPKGILGKKVGMTQIFTEAGIAIPVTVVEAGPCYVVQKKTPENDGYSAIQLGFGEKRENLLNKPTKGHLTKAGVRPVRFLREIKVENIDEYQVGQEIKADIFAQGEKVDVVGTSKGRGFAGGIKRHNFHRGPMAHGSKYHRRPGSSAAKGPARTFKGRKLPGHYGVDRVTVQNLEVVKVDAERNLLAIKGAVPGPRGGLLLVKNSVKAK; encoded by the coding sequence ATGCCAAAAGGTATTCTTGGCAAGAAAGTTGGCATGACCCAGATCTTTACTGAAGCAGGTATTGCCATACCGGTAACAGTTGTAGAAGCTGGCCCATGCTATGTAGTACAAAAGAAAACCCCCGAGAATGATGGTTACAGTGCAATACAATTAGGTTTTGGCGAAAAGCGTGAAAACCTGTTGAACAAACCCACCAAGGGTCACTTAACTAAAGCCGGTGTACGTCCGGTTCGTTTCTTGCGGGAAATCAAAGTAGAAAATATTGACGAATATCAAGTTGGTCAAGAGATTAAAGCGGACATCTTTGCCCAAGGTGAAAAGGTGGACGTTGTAGGAACTTCCAAAGGACGCGGTTTTGCCGGTGGTATTAAACGTCACAACTTCCATCGTGGACCCATGGCCCATGGTTCCAAGTATCACCGTCGGCCCGGTTCCTCCGCAGCCAAAGGCCCTGCTCGGACCTTTAAAGGCAGAAAGCTCCCCGGCCATTATGGTGTGGATCGGGTAACCGTGCAGAATCTTGAAGTAGTTAAGGTTGATGCTGAACGCAATCTGCTTGCCATTAAAGGTGCCGTACCCGGACCACGGGGTGGCCTACTACTGGTTAAAAACAGCGTCAAAGCCAAGTAG
- the rplD gene encoding 50S ribosomal protein L4, translating into MPKVALYNISGQQVGEVELKDEVFGIEPHEAVLFDAVTMQLACQRQGTHDTKTRAEVRGGGRKPWRQKGTGRARVGSTRSPIWRKGGIVFGPHPRDYSYSLPKKVRRLALKSALSSKVLEQNIIVLDQLTLDAPKTKEMVSILNNLKVNKALVVTADRDLNVEKSARNIEGVKPLKAAGVNVYDLLKYPKLVITKDAVAKIEEVLA; encoded by the coding sequence ATGCCTAAAGTAGCTTTATATAACATCAGTGGCCAACAGGTGGGCGAAGTGGAGCTCAAGGACGAAGTTTTTGGCATAGAGCCCCATGAAGCCGTACTGTTTGACGCAGTCACCATGCAATTGGCCTGCCAGCGTCAAGGAACCCATGATACCAAAACCAGAGCTGAGGTAAGAGGCGGTGGACGTAAACCCTGGCGTCAAAAGGGAACCGGTCGTGCCAGAGTTGGCAGCACCAGATCCCCCATCTGGCGTAAAGGTGGTATTGTCTTTGGCCCCCATCCCCGGGATTATTCCTACTCTCTGCCTAAGAAAGTGCGTAGACTGGCTCTCAAGTCTGCTCTTTCCAGCAAGGTATTGGAACAAAACATCATTGTCTTGGATCAACTGACACTGGATGCTCCCAAGACTAAAGAAATGGTTAGCATTTTAAACAACCTCAAAGTAAACAAAGCTTTGGTTGTAACCGCTGACCGGGATCTGAACGTAGAAAAATCTGCCCGTAATATTGAGGGTGTTAAGCCACTCAAAGCAGCAGGTGTCAATGTTTATGATCTGTTGAAATACCCCAAGCTAGTAATTACTAAGGACGCCGTTGCCAAGATTGAGGAGGTGCTGGCGTAA
- the rplW gene encoding 50S ribosomal protein L23 — translation MKNPRDILIKPVVTEKSTGLLAENKYTFIVDINANKTEIKKAVEDIFKVKVENVNTMRVKGKLKRVRQFTGRTPERKKAIVTLKDGDKIEIFEGL, via the coding sequence ATGAAAAATCCACGCGACATCCTCATTAAGCCGGTGGTAACCGAAAAAAGTACCGGTTTGTTAGCAGAAAACAAGTATACCTTTATTGTTGATATAAATGCTAATAAAACAGAAATTAAAAAGGCTGTTGAGGATATCTTTAAAGTTAAAGTAGAAAATGTTAACACCATGCGGGTGAAGGGAAAGTTGAAGCGTGTTCGCCAATTCACCGGCAGAACCCCTGAACGTAAGAAAGCAATCGTAACCTTAAAAGATGGCGACAAGATCGAGATCTTTGAAGGACTGTAA
- the rplB gene encoding 50S ribosomal protein L2: MAVKIYKPTSPGRRFVTVPDFSEITKSEPEKSLLEPLKKNGGRNAQGRLTVRHQGGGHKRMYRIIDFKRNKDGVPAKVAAIEYDPNRSARIALLHYVDGEKRYILAPVGLEVGMIIESGPESDIKVGNCLPLRNIPVGTMVHNIELYPGAGAQLVRSAGAAAQLMAKEGKYANLRLPSGEMRLVLQECRATVGQVGNLDHENITIGKAGRKRHLGIRPTVRGKVMNPVDHPHGGGEGRNPIGRNPSTPWGKLAMGVKTRGRKKSDRLIVKRRNQK; the protein is encoded by the coding sequence GTGGCAGTAAAAATCTATAAACCTACCTCACCTGGCCGCCGGTTTGTTACCGTCCCCGACTTTAGCGAGATCACCAAGTCTGAACCTGAAAAATCTCTGCTGGAGCCTCTTAAGAAGAACGGAGGACGCAATGCCCAGGGCCGATTAACCGTGCGGCACCAGGGTGGTGGCCATAAGCGGATGTACCGCATTATTGATTTCAAGCGCAACAAAGATGGCGTTCCCGCCAAAGTTGCTGCCATTGAATATGATCCTAATCGTTCCGCTCGTATTGCCTTGCTGCATTATGTGGACGGTGAAAAACGTTACATTCTGGCCCCTGTGGGTCTGGAAGTTGGTATGATCATTGAATCTGGTCCGGAGTCAGACATCAAAGTTGGTAACTGCTTACCACTGAGGAATATTCCTGTTGGTACCATGGTACACAACATTGAACTGTATCCCGGAGCAGGAGCCCAATTGGTACGTTCAGCCGGTGCTGCTGCCCAGCTGATGGCTAAAGAAGGCAAATACGCTAACCTGCGTCTGCCCTCCGGCGAAATGCGCCTGGTACTGCAAGAATGCCGGGCAACCGTTGGTCAGGTGGGTAACCTGGATCACGAAAACATTACCATTGGTAAAGCCGGTCGTAAGCGTCATCTGGGTATCAGACCTACCGTTCGTGGTAAGGTAATGAACCCTGTGGATCACCCCCATGGTGGTGGTGAAGGACGTAACCCCATCGGTCGGAACCCATCTACTCCTTGGGGTAAACTGGCAATGGGTGTTAAAACCCGCGGTCGCAAGAAAAGTGATCGCCTGATCGTCAAGCGTCGTAATCAGAAATAA
- the rpsS gene encoding 30S ribosomal protein S19, whose translation MTRSLKKGPFIDDHLLKKVEQMNEKGEKKVIKTWSRRSTIFPQMIGHTIAVYDGRKHIPVYVTEDMVGHKLGEFAPTRTYRGHAGSEKSTSLR comes from the coding sequence ATGACTCGTTCTCTTAAAAAAGGACCGTTTATTGACGATCACCTTTTGAAGAAAGTAGAACAGATGAATGAGAAGGGCGAAAAGAAAGTCATTAAGACTTGGTCTCGCCGTTCCACCATCTTCCCGCAAATGATCGGTCATACAATTGCAGTTTATGATGGACGGAAGCATATTCCTGTATACGTAACTGAAGATATGGTCGGACATAAGTTGGGTGAATTCGCACCCACACGGACCTACAGGGGCCACGCTGGTTCCGAAAAGTCCACTTCGCTGAGATAA
- the rplV gene encoding 50S ribosomal protein L22 yields MEARAIAKFIRVSPRKARMVVDLIRGKKLEEALAILRYTPNKAAEAVTKVVKSAAANAEHNYEMDKDDLVISQIFVDQGPTLKRVMPRAMGRADIIKRKTSHITVVVSDKKEG; encoded by the coding sequence ATGGAAGCGAGAGCAATCGCCAAATTTATCCGCGTATCCCCGCGTAAAGCCCGCATGGTAGTAGATTTAATCAGAGGCAAAAAATTGGAAGAGGCTTTAGCAATCTTGCGCTATACTCCCAATAAAGCTGCTGAAGCTGTGACCAAAGTGGTCAAATCTGCTGCCGCTAACGCGGAACACAACTACGAAATGGATAAGGACGATTTAGTAATATCCCAAATTTTCGTAGATCAGGGCCCCACCCTGAAACGTGTTATGCCAAGAGCGATGGGACGTGCGGATATTATTAAAAGAAAAACCAGCCACATTACAGTGGTAGTGTCGGATAAAAAGGAGGGATAA
- the rpsC gene encoding 30S ribosomal protein S3 — MGQKVNPKGLRIGIIKDWEGKWFADKRNYSNLLIEDVKIREFIKRKLYQAGIAKTQIERAANRVKVSIHTAKPGIVIGRGGAEVESLRKELEKMTGKQVHVNIVEIKTPDTDAQLVAENIAAQLEKRIAFRRAMKQTVQRSLRMGAKGIKIACSGRLAGAEIARTEWYSEGKVPLHTLRADIDYGFAEANTTYGKIGVKVWIYKGEVLPEAKKPAAGQGGE, encoded by the coding sequence GTGGGCCAGAAGGTTAACCCCAAGGGTTTGCGAATTGGCATTATCAAGGATTGGGAAGGTAAATGGTTCGCTGATAAGCGCAATTACTCCAATTTACTGATCGAAGATGTAAAAATTCGCGAATTTATTAAGCGCAAGCTATACCAAGCTGGTATTGCCAAAACTCAAATTGAACGTGCTGCCAATCGTGTAAAGGTTTCCATTCATACTGCCAAACCCGGTATTGTTATTGGCCGCGGTGGTGCTGAGGTTGAAAGTTTAAGAAAAGAACTGGAAAAAATGACTGGCAAGCAAGTTCATGTCAATATCGTAGAAATTAAAACCCCGGATACAGATGCCCAGTTGGTGGCTGAAAACATTGCTGCCCAATTGGAAAAGCGGATTGCATTCCGTCGGGCTATGAAGCAAACTGTACAGCGCTCCCTCAGAATGGGTGCGAAGGGTATTAAAATTGCCTGCAGTGGACGTTTGGCCGGTGCTGAAATTGCTCGTACCGAATGGTACAGTGAAGGTAAAGTGCCTCTGCATACACTGCGCGCTGACATTGATTATGGTTTTGCCGAAGCTAACACAACCTACGGTAAAATTGGTGTAAAAGTTTGGATCTATAAAGGAGAAGTTTTGCCGGAAGCGAAAAAACCCGCAGCCGGACAAGGAGGCGAGTAA
- the rplP gene encoding 50S ribosomal protein L16 gives MLIPKRVKYRKQHRPRGNGGMAKGGREVSFGEYGIQALEAGWITNRQIEAARIAMTRYIKRGGKVWIRIFPDKPITQKPAETRMGSGKGAPEHWVAIVKAGRVMFEVAGVPEATAREALRLAMHKLPVKCKFVKRGEVGEANEG, from the coding sequence ATGCTTATTCCGAAAAGGGTTAAATACCGTAAGCAGCACCGTCCCCGTGGCAACGGCGGCATGGCTAAAGGCGGTAGAGAGGTAAGTTTCGGTGAATACGGCATCCAGGCCCTAGAGGCCGGTTGGATTACAAACCGTCAAATCGAAGCTGCTCGTATTGCAATGACCCGTTATATTAAACGCGGTGGTAAGGTGTGGATCCGCATCTTCCCGGATAAGCCCATCACCCAAAAACCCGCTGAAACTCGTATGGGTTCCGGTAAGGGTGCTCCGGAACACTGGGTAGCCATTGTTAAGGCAGGTCGCGTTATGTTTGAAGTGGCCGGTGTCCCCGAAGCAACTGCTCGTGAGGCACTGCGTCTGGCTATGCACAAGCTACCCGTAAAATGTAAGTTTGTAAAACGTGGGGAAGTAGGTGAAGCCAATGAAGGTTAA
- the rpmC gene encoding 50S ribosomal protein L29 codes for MKVKEIRELTDAELAKKLYDSKDELFKLRFQLATGQLDNPMKIKEVKKKIARLKTIETERKLGIR; via the coding sequence ATGAAGGTTAAAGAAATTAGAGAACTCACCGATGCTGAACTGGCTAAAAAGCTTTACGACTCCAAAGATGAGCTCTTTAAGCTAAGATTTCAGTTGGCCACCGGACAATTGGATAACCCCATGAAGATTAAAGAGGTTAAAAAGAAAATTGCCCGCTTAAAGACTATTGAAACTGAAAGAAAACTGGGCATTCGATAA
- the rpsQ gene encoding 30S ribosomal protein S17 encodes MVEQRNMRKVRQGRVVSDKMDKTIVVAVEDRVRHPLYNRTIRKTKKFKAHDEENSCRIGDIVRIMETRPLSKDKRWRVIEILERAEQL; translated from the coding sequence ATGGTGGAGCAGCGTAATATGCGCAAGGTTCGTCAGGGTAGAGTTGTCAGTGACAAAATGGATAAGACCATTGTTGTTGCTGTTGAAGATCGTGTTCGTCACCCCCTTTATAACCGCACCATTCGTAAAACAAAGAAATTTAAAGCCCATGATGAAGAAAATAGCTGCCGTATTGGCGATATCGTCCGCATCATGGAAACCCGCCCGCTGTCCAAGGATAAGCGCTGGCGTGTGATCGAAATCCTGGAAAGGGCCGAACAGCTATAA
- the rplN gene encoding 50S ribosomal protein L14, with product MIQVQTTLKAADNTGARKLMCIKVLGGSMRRYASVGDIIVCSVKEATPGGVVKKGDVVKCVIVRTAKEVRREDGSYIKFDENAAVIIKEDKTPRGTRIFGPVARELREKDFMKIVSLAPEVI from the coding sequence GTGATTCAAGTTCAAACAACCTTGAAAGCTGCTGATAACACAGGAGCCCGTAAACTGATGTGCATCAAGGTATTGGGCGGATCCATGCGTCGTTATGCCAGCGTCGGAGATATTATTGTGTGCTCCGTTAAAGAAGCTACACCCGGCGGCGTTGTCAAAAAAGGCGATGTTGTTAAGTGCGTAATTGTTCGTACTGCCAAAGAAGTTCGTCGTGAAGATGGCTCTTACATCAAATTTGATGAAAATGCAGCCGTGATCATTAAAGAGGATAAAACCCCTCGGGGTACTCGTATCTTTGGACCCGTGGCCCGTGAGTTGCGTGAAAAAGACTTCATGAAAATTGTTTCCCTTGCACCGGAAGTTATATAG
- the rplX gene encoding 50S ribosomal protein L24 — protein MPKVHVRKGDTVLVITGKDAGKKGKVLSVEPAKSRVIVEKVNVVKRHRKATPQMPQGGIVEQEAPIHSSNVMLFCNKCNKPTRIKKRILDNGNKERVCKHCGETLS, from the coding sequence ATGCCGAAAGTTCATGTTCGCAAGGGCGATACGGTACTGGTGATTACCGGTAAAGATGCCGGGAAAAAAGGTAAAGTATTGTCTGTAGAACCGGCCAAGAGCCGAGTTATTGTGGAAAAAGTAAATGTTGTTAAGCGTCATCGTAAGGCCACTCCCCAGATGCCTCAAGGAGGTATCGTGGAACAAGAGGCCCCCATCCATAGCTCTAATGTTATGCTGTTCTGCAATAAGTGCAACAAGCCTACCAGAATCAAGAAAAGAATTCTGGATAACGGCAACAAGGAACGAGTTTGCAAACATTGCGGAGAAACACTAAGCTAA